One window of Nocardioides dongkuii genomic DNA carries:
- a CDS encoding chemotaxis protein CheB has protein sequence MSTRARSAVPPTVVVGASAGGVEALRDLALGLPEDLPAAVLVVLHVPAAGTSVLPAILARAGRLPARHARDGDVLEAGTILVAPPDRHLVVIDGRVSLTRGPQENGHRPAVDVLFRSAARSHGARVHGLVLSGALDDGAAGAVAVTQRGGRCLVQDPQEALYDSMPRAAAAAAGLGDGGALSVRDMPAALLSWLGDLPPPEGPDQVSELMQKETAMADLDPGALQDPVPPGNPAGFGCPDCAGSLFEIDEGRLRRYRCRVGHAWSPESLLARQTVGMESALWMALRSLEEKVALTDELAERAAGQGHPETARRFGTRSREARKAAELVRDLIADIDSGESRPEEFSA, from the coding sequence ATGTCTACCCGTGCCCGTTCCGCGGTCCCCCCAACCGTGGTCGTCGGCGCCTCCGCCGGCGGCGTCGAGGCGCTGCGGGACCTGGCGCTGGGGCTGCCGGAGGACCTCCCGGCCGCCGTCCTCGTCGTCCTCCACGTGCCCGCCGCGGGCACCAGCGTGCTGCCCGCGATCCTGGCCCGCGCCGGCCGCCTGCCCGCCCGGCACGCCCGGGACGGCGACGTCCTCGAGGCCGGCACGATCCTCGTCGCGCCGCCCGACCGCCACCTCGTCGTGATCGATGGACGCGTGTCCCTCACCCGTGGGCCCCAGGAGAACGGTCACCGCCCCGCGGTCGACGTGCTGTTCCGCTCCGCAGCCCGCTCGCACGGAGCGCGGGTGCACGGGCTGGTGCTGTCCGGTGCCCTCGACGACGGCGCGGCGGGTGCCGTCGCCGTCACGCAGCGGGGCGGCCGGTGCCTCGTGCAGGACCCCCAGGAAGCCCTCTACGACAGCATGCCCCGCGCGGCAGCAGCGGCCGCCGGGCTCGGGGACGGGGGCGCCCTGTCGGTGCGCGACATGCCGGCGGCGCTCCTCTCCTGGCTCGGCGACCTCCCGCCACCGGAGGGGCCCGACCAGGTCAGCGAGCTGATGCAGAAGGAGACCGCCATGGCCGACCTCGACCCCGGGGCCCTCCAGGACCCCGTCCCGCCCGGGAATCCCGCCGGCTTCGGGTGCCCGGACTGCGCCGGCTCGCTCTTCGAGATCGACGAGGGCCGGCTGCGCCGCTACCGGTGCCGGGTCGGGCACGCCTGGTCTCCCGAGAGCCTCCTCGCCCGGCAGACGGTCGGCATGGAGAGCGCGCTGTGGATGGCGCTGCGCAGCCTCGAGGAGAAGGTCGCGCTGACCGACGAGCTCGCGGAGCGGGCCGCCGGACAGGGCCATCCGGAGACCGCCCGTCGCTTCGGCACCCGGTCCCGCGAGGCCCGGAAGGCGGCCGAGCTCGTCCGCGACCTGATCGCCGACATCGACAGCGGTGAGAGCCGCCCGGAGGAGTTCAGCGCGTGA
- a CDS encoding acyl carrier protein, producing the protein MATGETGFDDVTFDLISLQYHALKAGHDYGQYVRDAENAGEQEIADFFRQVMDEDSQRAHRCHEFLRRLGGTDNTSPQSGSA; encoded by the coding sequence ATGGCCACGGGAGAGACCGGTTTCGACGACGTCACCTTCGACTTGATCTCGCTGCAGTACCACGCGCTGAAGGCGGGCCATGACTACGGCCAGTACGTCCGCGACGCAGAGAACGCCGGCGAGCAGGAGATCGCCGACTTCTTCCGCCAGGTCATGGACGAGGACTCCCAGCGCGCCCACCGGTGCCACGAGTTCCTCCGGCGGCTGGGCGGCACCGACAACACGTCGCCGCAGTCCGGATCCGCCTGA
- a CDS encoding chemotaxis protein CheB has translation MDPEAFAVIALVCSVGGMAALRDVLGELPADLPAAVVVVQHLSPERESMLAELLAPHSRMELATGTDGAALAPGLVQIAPSGFHCLVTPDLRLSLVGSGPFPPYRPSADLLLTTLALAAGPRVIAVVMTGAGHDGATGTTVVHQHGGVVVATDEATSTDFAMPAAAIARENVDRVVALKDLAATLVELTGSVSSRDRGGRRRRRT, from the coding sequence ATGGACCCCGAGGCGTTCGCGGTGATCGCGCTCGTGTGCAGCGTCGGCGGCATGGCGGCCCTGCGCGACGTGCTCGGCGAGCTCCCGGCGGACCTGCCCGCAGCGGTCGTCGTCGTGCAGCACCTCAGCCCCGAGCGGGAGAGCATGCTGGCCGAGCTGTTGGCCCCGCACAGCAGGATGGAGCTGGCCACCGGCACGGACGGCGCGGCGCTCGCGCCCGGGCTCGTCCAGATCGCGCCGTCCGGCTTCCACTGCCTGGTCACGCCCGACCTGCGGCTCTCGCTGGTCGGCTCCGGCCCGTTCCCGCCGTACCGGCCCTCCGCCGACCTGCTGCTCACCACCCTCGCCCTCGCCGCCGGGCCCCGGGTCATCGCCGTCGTGATGACGGGTGCCGGGCACGACGGCGCGACGGGGACCACCGTCGTGCACCAGCACGGCGGCGTCGTCGTCGCCACCGACGAGGCGACGTCGACCGACTTCGCCATGCCGGCGGCGGCCATCGCCCGCGAGAACGTGGATCGGGTGGTCGCGCTGAAGGACCTCGCGGCGACCCTCGTGGAGCTGACGGGATCGGTCAGCTCGAGGGATCGCGGTGGACGCCGTCGGAGACGGACGTGA
- a CDS encoding LLM class F420-dependent oxidoreductase, with protein sequence MNQPLRLGITSPIVTALPGSHSEWERSAGTPELVRIAEAADRLGFDHLTCSEHVAVPVDIAAERGGTYWDPLATLSFLAARTSRIRLVTQVLVLGYHHPLEIAKRYGTLDLLSGGRLVLGFGVGSIEEEFDLLGAAYQGRGAVADEALTALRGSMSQRLPEHHGEHFDYSGLVVEPHAVQERVPFWIGGYTPRSLRRAVEHGDGWVPFGLRHDRLAEMLGGVQLPADFEVVLGAGRPVDPLGDPDRTRRAVARARDAGATIVNVHVAASSADHYIEQLEALARLEEN encoded by the coding sequence GTGAACCAGCCCCTGCGCCTGGGCATCACCAGCCCGATCGTCACCGCCCTGCCGGGCTCCCACTCGGAGTGGGAGCGCAGCGCCGGCACCCCGGAGCTCGTGCGGATCGCGGAGGCCGCGGACCGGCTGGGGTTCGACCACCTGACCTGCTCCGAGCACGTCGCGGTGCCGGTCGACATCGCCGCCGAGCGCGGCGGCACGTACTGGGACCCGCTGGCGACGCTGAGCTTCCTGGCCGCCCGCACCTCCCGCATCCGGCTGGTCACCCAGGTGCTGGTGCTCGGCTACCACCACCCGCTGGAGATCGCGAAGCGCTACGGCACGCTCGACCTGCTCAGCGGGGGCCGGCTCGTGCTCGGCTTCGGCGTCGGGTCCATCGAGGAGGAGTTCGACCTGCTGGGCGCGGCGTACCAGGGCCGGGGCGCGGTCGCGGACGAGGCGCTGACCGCGCTGCGCGGGTCAATGTCCCAGCGGCTGCCGGAGCACCACGGTGAGCACTTCGACTACTCCGGGCTGGTCGTCGAGCCGCACGCCGTCCAGGAGCGGGTCCCGTTCTGGATCGGCGGGTACACGCCGCGCAGCCTGCGCCGGGCGGTGGAGCACGGCGACGGCTGGGTGCCGTTCGGGCTGCGCCACGACCGGCTCGCCGAGATGCTGGGCGGCGTGCAGCTGCCCGCGGACTTCGAGGTCGTGCTCGGGGCCGGGCGTCCGGTGGACCCGCTCGGGGACCCCGACCGCACCCGGCGCGCGGTCGCGCGCGCCCGGGACGCCGGCGCGACGATCGTGAACGTGCACGTGGCCGCGTCGTCGGCCGACCACTACATCGAGCAGCTCGAGGCGCTGGCCCGGCTGGAGGAGAACTGA
- a CDS encoding CheR family methyltransferase, translating into MSDGLEAVLVHIKEQRGFDFTGYKRASLARRVQRRMDAVGIESHDAYLDHLTVHPDEFTELFNTILINVTAFFRDPDAWQYLQEELLPPILQRRDGQPFRVWVAGCASGEEAYTMAMVLAELLGLEGFRQRVKIYATDVDEEALAQARLATYAERDLRAVPPELRERYFESSGTRFVLRKELRRSVIFGRNDLVQDAPISHVDVLTCRNTLMYLNAETQAHILGRMHFALRPDGVLFLGKAEMLLSQPTYFQPVELRRRFFSKVATDGRDRRLGGNRQGPDTAGEHERGLTRLREAALMSSAAAQVVLDHEGRLALANNRAMHLFGLSLRDLGRLVQDLELSYRPVELRGHLDDAVAARRTTWVREVEMLRGGDDAVVLDVQLVPLFNEAGRALGSTVLFHDVTQTRQLQIELLQANHQLEAAYEELQSTNEELETTNEELQSTVEELETTNEELQSTNEELETMNEELQSMNDELHLINETLRERQGEIDRLNVFMMSVLGSMTSGVVVVDADLRILAWNSRSEELWGVRTDEALGQHLMTLDIGLPLEQLREPIRSQLAARRDPAPVLVDAVDRRGRPLRVRTTVTHITDDGHDGPAAMVVMEVLGEGPPGVT; encoded by the coding sequence GTGAGCGACGGCCTGGAGGCGGTGCTGGTCCACATCAAGGAGCAGCGCGGCTTCGACTTCACCGGCTACAAGCGAGCCAGCCTCGCCCGCCGCGTGCAGCGCCGGATGGACGCCGTCGGCATCGAGAGCCACGACGCCTACCTCGACCACCTCACCGTCCACCCCGACGAGTTCACCGAGCTCTTCAACACGATCCTCATCAACGTCACCGCGTTCTTCCGCGACCCGGACGCCTGGCAGTACCTCCAGGAGGAGCTGCTGCCGCCGATCCTGCAGCGGCGGGACGGCCAGCCGTTCCGGGTCTGGGTCGCCGGGTGCGCCTCGGGCGAGGAGGCCTACACGATGGCGATGGTGCTCGCCGAGCTCCTCGGTCTGGAGGGGTTCCGGCAGCGCGTCAAGATCTACGCCACCGACGTCGACGAGGAGGCGCTCGCCCAGGCGCGGCTCGCGACGTACGCCGAGCGTGACCTCCGGGCCGTCCCACCGGAGCTGCGCGAGCGCTACTTCGAGTCCTCCGGCACCAGGTTCGTGCTGCGCAAGGAGCTGCGGCGCTCGGTCATCTTCGGGCGCAACGACCTCGTGCAGGACGCCCCGATCTCCCACGTCGACGTGCTCACCTGCCGCAACACGCTGATGTACCTCAACGCCGAGACCCAGGCGCACATCCTCGGCCGGATGCACTTCGCGCTGCGCCCCGACGGCGTGCTGTTCCTGGGCAAGGCGGAGATGCTGCTGAGCCAGCCGACGTACTTCCAGCCCGTGGAGCTGCGGCGGAGGTTCTTCAGCAAGGTCGCCACCGACGGGCGCGATCGCCGGCTGGGGGGAAATCGGCAGGGTCCGGACACCGCGGGTGAGCACGAGCGCGGGCTCACCCGGCTGCGCGAGGCCGCGCTGATGTCCTCGGCCGCGGCGCAGGTCGTGCTGGACCACGAGGGCCGCCTCGCGCTCGCCAACAACCGGGCGATGCACCTCTTCGGGCTCTCCCTGCGCGACCTCGGCCGGCTGGTCCAGGACCTGGAGCTGTCCTACCGCCCGGTCGAGCTGCGGGGGCACCTCGACGATGCCGTCGCGGCGCGCCGGACGACCTGGGTGCGCGAGGTCGAGATGCTGCGCGGGGGCGACGACGCGGTGGTGCTCGACGTCCAGCTCGTCCCGCTGTTCAACGAGGCCGGGAGGGCCCTGGGCTCGACGGTGCTCTTCCACGACGTCACGCAGACGCGACAGCTGCAGATCGAGCTGCTCCAGGCCAACCATCAGCTCGAGGCGGCGTACGAGGAGCTGCAGAGCACCAACGAAGAGCTCGAGACCACCAACGAGGAGCTGCAGAGCACGGTCGAGGAGCTCGAGACCACCAACGAGGAGCTCCAGAGCACCAACGAGGAGCTCGAGACGATGAACGAGGAGCTCCAGTCGATGAACGACGAGCTCCACCTCATCAACGAGACCCTCCGTGAGCGGCAGGGCGAGATCGACCGGCTCAACGTCTTCATGATGTCGGTGCTCGGGAGCATGACGTCCGGGGTCGTCGTGGTCGACGCCGACCTGCGGATCCTCGCCTGGAACTCCCGGTCCGAGGAGCTGTGGGGCGTGCGCACCGACGAGGCGCTCGGGCAGCACCTGATGACCCTCGACATCGGCCTGCCCCTCGAGCAGCTCCGCGAGCCGATCCGGTCCCAGCTGGCCGCGCGCCGGGATCCGGCCCCGGTGCTCGTCGACGCCGTGGACCGGCGCGGTCGCCCCCTGCGGGTGCGCACGACCGTGACCCACATCACGGACGACGGGCACGACGGACCCGCGGCGATGGTCGTGATGGAGGTCCTCGGAGAGGGACCCCCCGGCGTCACTTGA
- a CDS encoding ScyD/ScyE family protein: MTRSHRLLAATSAAVLAATLLPAASGTATADKGRHHGHGGHLRVVADLESPRGVDNLGPGRTLVSEGDGSFSLVVERRHRDARVIPLGTVPGAASPAIAASRRGTVYILTGAGEPGTGAATLYTWRRGDAEPTALADIAAYQAEDLDPYDLEELPADSNPYGIAVLGDGSAVIADAAGNDVLKVTPEGDITTLARLMPRTVAVPDSLPDTDPEGNPLPPAGTQIPAEAVATSVAVGRDGSVYVGELRGFPATPGTSQVWRIAPGAEGADCDPAAPYAGDCTRVADGLTSIVDLAIDRRGVIYALSLSRLSWLAWELGLEGSEIGSLHALERTRRGTTARELFRGRLVNPAGVDAGGRSLYLTGPIFGPGTLSKATVGRHHHRGRR, translated from the coding sequence ATGACGCGATCGCATCGTCTCCTCGCTGCCACCTCCGCCGCCGTCCTGGCGGCCACGCTGCTGCCCGCAGCCTCCGGCACGGCCACCGCCGACAAGGGCCGGCACCACGGTCACGGAGGCCACCTGCGGGTGGTCGCCGACCTCGAGAGCCCGCGCGGCGTCGACAACCTCGGACCCGGCCGGACGCTGGTGTCCGAGGGCGACGGCAGCTTCAGCCTCGTCGTCGAGCGTCGGCACCGTGACGCCCGGGTGATCCCGCTCGGGACGGTCCCCGGTGCGGCCAGCCCGGCGATCGCCGCGTCCCGCCGGGGCACCGTGTACATCCTCACCGGCGCCGGGGAGCCCGGCACCGGCGCGGCGACCCTCTACACCTGGCGCCGGGGCGACGCCGAGCCCACGGCGCTCGCCGACATCGCCGCCTACCAGGCCGAGGACCTCGACCCGTACGACCTCGAGGAGCTCCCGGCCGACAGCAACCCGTACGGCATCGCGGTCCTGGGCGATGGCAGCGCCGTCATCGCCGACGCGGCGGGCAACGACGTCCTCAAGGTCACCCCCGAGGGCGACATCACGACGCTCGCCCGCCTGATGCCGCGCACGGTGGCCGTGCCCGACTCCCTCCCCGACACCGACCCCGAGGGGAACCCGCTGCCCCCGGCCGGCACGCAGATCCCGGCGGAGGCCGTGGCGACGTCGGTCGCGGTGGGCCGGGACGGATCGGTCTACGTCGGCGAGCTGCGCGGCTTCCCGGCCACGCCCGGCACGTCCCAGGTGTGGCGGATCGCGCCCGGCGCCGAGGGCGCCGACTGCGACCCCGCCGCGCCGTACGCCGGCGACTGCACCCGCGTCGCGGACGGGCTCACCTCGATCGTGGACCTCGCGATCGACCGGCGAGGCGTCATCTACGCGCTGTCCCTCTCCCGGCTGAGCTGGCTGGCCTGGGAGCTCGGCCTCGAGGGGTCCGAGATCGGCTCGCTCCACGCGCTGGAGCGGACCCGGCGGGGCACGACGGCGCGCGAGCTCTTCCGCGGCCGGCTGGTGAACCCCGCCGGCGTCGACGCGGGTGGCAGGTCGCTCTACCTGACCGGGCCGATCTTCGGGCCAGGCACGCTGAGCAAGGCCACGGTGGGTCGCCACCACCACCGCGGCCGCCGCTGA
- a CDS encoding nuclear transport factor 2 family protein: MDTTTTTDATTDPTAARLAQLEARLQLLEDQHEIARLVASYGLLVDAGEAERVAALWTEDGVYDVEEFYMGNRAEIDAMVRSDAHQGLIARGCSHFLGPAHVTVDGDRAVAVCESVLLVHREGRNYPVRIGVNHWELQRTPEGWRATHRTTRGLNGDAEGRALLARTGTV; this comes from the coding sequence ATGGACACCACCACCACCACCGACGCCACCACCGACCCGACCGCGGCCCGGCTCGCGCAGCTGGAGGCACGCCTCCAGCTGCTCGAGGACCAGCACGAGATCGCCCGCCTGGTGGCGTCGTACGGCCTGCTCGTCGACGCCGGCGAGGCCGAGCGCGTCGCCGCGCTGTGGACCGAGGACGGCGTGTACGACGTCGAGGAGTTCTACATGGGCAACCGGGCCGAGATCGACGCGATGGTCCGCTCCGATGCCCACCAGGGACTCATCGCCCGGGGCTGCAGCCACTTCCTCGGCCCGGCCCACGTGACGGTCGACGGCGACCGGGCCGTCGCCGTGTGCGAGTCGGTGCTCCTGGTGCACCGGGAGGGCCGCAACTACCCGGTGCGGATCGGGGTCAACCACTGGGAGCTCCAGCGCACCCCGGAGGGCTGGCGCGCGACCCACCGCACCACCCGCGGGCTCAACGGCGACGCCGAGGGCCGCGCCCTGCTGGCCCGGACGGGCACCGTCTGA
- a CDS encoding ANTAR domain-containing protein, translated as MRSIAADLQVLADRLARARAAQGGKADGDLVQELETAYEELRVADEEVRVQEEEIAGLLRHQDAERVAHARLLAVLPVAVLLTDQRGIVRTANAEAAVLVGRRPDRIEGRPVFTFFGPDDRPAMRELPGRAASQVTGGPRTGVLVTGTQETVPVEVTVTVADREQGLFTWLLLTAGAGRPDGVLSLPDGLARLAELPVEDASPEDVVRASLEVCRDVLGPDVELTVLLGSPEEPEAVVSTGQLAQVLDGSQLQAGEGPTSSAYRERATVWATDVRADPRWPRWASAVSERGLAVVAVPLQVSGQVGGVLTGYRVGGPADSSLAENVETLALTVRGLLQQVVLRAEIRQAAADLDRALSSRAMIDQAKGIVMAREGCSAEDAFRHLVDVASTEHVKLRDLAATIVTSVSDGVHRDPSS; from the coding sequence GTGCGGTCGATCGCGGCCGATCTCCAGGTCCTGGCGGATCGGCTCGCCCGGGCGCGCGCGGCCCAGGGGGGGAAGGCCGACGGGGACCTGGTCCAGGAGCTGGAGACCGCCTACGAGGAGCTGCGGGTCGCCGATGAGGAGGTGCGGGTCCAGGAGGAGGAGATCGCCGGTCTCCTCCGCCACCAGGACGCCGAGCGGGTCGCGCACGCGCGGTTGCTGGCCGTGCTCCCGGTCGCGGTCCTGCTCACCGACCAGCGCGGCATCGTGCGCACGGCGAACGCCGAGGCAGCGGTGCTGGTCGGGCGACGGCCGGACCGGATCGAGGGCCGGCCGGTCTTCACCTTCTTCGGGCCCGACGACCGCCCCGCGATGCGGGAGCTGCCCGGGCGGGCTGCGTCCCAGGTGACCGGTGGGCCCCGGACCGGGGTTCTGGTGACCGGCACCCAGGAGACCGTCCCGGTCGAGGTGACCGTGACGGTGGCCGACCGTGAGCAGGGGTTGTTCACCTGGCTCCTGCTGACCGCCGGGGCCGGTCGACCCGACGGGGTCCTGTCGCTCCCGGACGGGCTCGCCCGTCTGGCCGAGCTGCCCGTCGAGGACGCGAGCCCGGAGGACGTCGTCCGGGCATCGCTGGAGGTCTGTCGTGACGTGCTCGGCCCGGACGTTGAGCTGACCGTGCTGCTCGGGTCCCCGGAGGAGCCCGAGGCGGTCGTCTCGACCGGGCAGCTCGCGCAGGTGCTGGACGGGTCCCAGCTGCAGGCCGGCGAGGGCCCGACGAGCTCCGCGTACCGGGAGCGAGCGACCGTCTGGGCGACCGACGTCCGTGCGGACCCCCGCTGGCCGCGGTGGGCGTCAGCGGTGTCCGAGCGGGGGCTGGCGGTCGTGGCCGTGCCCCTCCAGGTGTCGGGACAGGTCGGGGGCGTGCTCACCGGCTACCGGGTCGGTGGGCCCGCCGACTCCTCGTTGGCGGAGAACGTCGAGACCCTCGCGCTCACGGTCCGCGGACTGCTGCAGCAGGTGGTGCTGCGTGCGGAGATCCGTCAGGCCGCCGCGGACCTCGACCGGGCCCTGTCGTCGCGGGCGATGATCGACCAGGCCAAGGGCATCGTGATGGCCCGGGAGGGCTGCTCGGCGGAGGACGCGTTCCGCCACCTGGTCGACGTGGCCAGCACCGAGCACGTGAAGCTGCGCGACCTGGCGGCCACGATCGTCACGTCCGTCTCCGACGGCGTCCACCGCGATCCCTCGAGCTGA
- a CDS encoding helix-turn-helix transcriptional regulator, translating to MSHATCLATYRTGGEATVPIRVALSNDYDIVKCGLEAMLRDHADRVQVLDDQEARVVPPDILLVDTFGRLTPNDDMLRRLAQDTDAKVVVYGWHPPESVAHDYGVAGVVPRDVTGTELADALVTIHEAEDASGAAGGRRARWRGAGHGLSAREAEVLTLIVRGLSNQEIAERCLLSANTVKAYIRTCYRKIRAEGRSQAVAWGVRHGFAAEDALTPSGSGRA from the coding sequence GTGAGCCACGCGACCTGCCTGGCGACGTACCGCACCGGGGGTGAGGCCACCGTGCCGATCCGTGTCGCACTGAGCAATGACTACGACATCGTCAAGTGTGGCCTCGAGGCCATGCTGAGGGACCACGCCGATCGGGTGCAGGTCCTCGACGACCAGGAGGCCCGGGTCGTGCCGCCCGACATCCTCCTGGTCGACACCTTCGGACGCCTCACCCCGAACGACGACATGCTGCGGCGGCTCGCCCAGGACACGGACGCCAAGGTCGTCGTCTACGGCTGGCACCCTCCCGAGAGCGTCGCCCACGACTACGGCGTCGCAGGCGTGGTGCCCCGGGACGTGACCGGCACCGAGCTCGCCGATGCGCTGGTGACGATCCACGAGGCCGAGGACGCCTCCGGGGCCGCTGGCGGGCGCCGCGCCCGGTGGCGCGGCGCCGGGCACGGCCTCAGCGCCCGGGAGGCGGAGGTGCTCACCCTCATCGTGCGGGGACTCTCCAACCAGGAGATCGCGGAGCGGTGCCTCCTCAGCGCCAACACCGTCAAGGCCTACATCCGCACCTGCTACCGCAAGATCAGGGCCGAGGGGCGCTCCCAGGCAGTCGCGTGGGGCGTGCGGCACGGCTTCGCCGCGGAGGACGCGCTCACCCCGTCGGGGTCCGGGCGCGCCTGA
- a CDS encoding hemerythrin domain-containing protein — protein MPTTSTDAIVLLKEDHKKILKTFKDFENAGEKAYVEKGRLVDRMIELLTVHTYIENEVMYPRVRELLPELEDDVLESYEEHHVADVLVLELAGMKPEQERFTPKTTVLIENVRHHIEEEEEEWFPQVREGLSRKVLQDIGAEMEEARKKAPTRPSQPSALKKTVDAVIK, from the coding sequence ATGCCGACCACCTCGACCGACGCGATCGTCCTGCTCAAGGAGGACCACAAGAAGATCCTCAAGACCTTCAAGGACTTCGAGAACGCCGGTGAGAAGGCGTACGTCGAGAAGGGCCGCCTCGTCGACCGGATGATCGAGCTGCTCACGGTGCACACCTACATCGAGAACGAGGTGATGTACCCGCGGGTCCGCGAGCTGCTGCCCGAGCTCGAGGACGACGTGCTGGAGTCCTACGAGGAGCACCACGTCGCCGACGTGCTGGTCCTCGAGCTCGCCGGCATGAAGCCCGAGCAGGAGCGCTTCACCCCCAAGACCACCGTCCTCATCGAGAACGTGCGCCACCACATCGAGGAGGAGGAGGAGGAGTGGTTCCCGCAGGTGCGGGAGGGCCTGTCGCGGAAGGTCCTGCAGGACATCGGCGCCGAGATGGAGGAGGCCCGCAAGAAGGCCCCCACCCGCCCGTCCCAGCCCAGCGCGCTGAAGAAGACGGTGGACGCCGTCATCAAGTGA
- a CDS encoding transcriptional regulator has protein sequence MTSASSALDGLDPILNAPKRLAIMAVLASSTTTDFAFLREHLGVSDSDLSKQAAALEAAGYLTITKTGRGRGSVTAYRATRAGRRAYQQHRATLRGLLGD, from the coding sequence GTGACGTCGGCGTCGTCCGCCCTCGACGGGCTCGACCCCATCCTCAACGCCCCCAAGCGGCTGGCCATCATGGCGGTCCTCGCCAGCTCGACGACGACGGACTTCGCCTTCCTGCGCGAGCACCTCGGCGTGAGTGACTCCGACCTCTCCAAGCAGGCGGCCGCGCTGGAGGCGGCGGGCTACCTGACGATCACGAAGACCGGACGCGGCCGGGGCTCGGTCACGGCGTACCGCGCGACGAGGGCCGGGCGACGGGCCTACCAGCAGCACCGCGCCACCCTGCGCGGCCTGCTCGGCGACTGA
- a CDS encoding DUF2231 domain-containing protein, which translates to MSSMPRPSPFVRWTLRLEESSGLDGPVRAIEPSIRSTFGTGARASVLRGEWLGHALHPILTDLVLGTWTSAGILDVLGGREASGAAQRLVGVGLLAVGPTAWTGWAEWSASGPREKRVGLVHAGVNAVAIAAYAGSWVARRQGRHAAGARVALVGAAVSGVGGYLGGHLVSARKVSSRHPAFDDTPAA; encoded by the coding sequence ATGAGCTCGATGCCACGACCGTCCCCGTTCGTCCGCTGGACCTTGCGGCTCGAGGAGTCCTCGGGCCTCGACGGGCCGGTGCGCGCGATCGAGCCGTCGATCAGGTCCACCTTCGGCACGGGGGCGCGGGCCTCCGTGCTGCGGGGGGAGTGGCTGGGTCATGCCCTGCACCCGATCCTCACCGACCTGGTCCTCGGCACCTGGACCTCCGCCGGCATCCTCGACGTCCTGGGCGGGCGCGAGGCGTCCGGCGCGGCGCAGCGGCTCGTGGGGGTGGGCCTGCTCGCGGTCGGTCCGACCGCCTGGACCGGGTGGGCCGAGTGGTCCGCGTCCGGCCCCCGCGAGAAGCGGGTCGGCCTCGTCCACGCGGGCGTCAACGCCGTGGCGATCGCCGCGTACGCCGGGTCGTGGGTCGCCCGCCGACAGGGCCGGCACGCCGCCGGGGCGCGGGTCGCCCTCGTCGGTGCGGCCGTGTCCGGGGTCGGCGGCTACCTGGGCGGACACCTGGTGAGCGCACGCAAGGTGTCCAGCCGCCATCCCGCCTTCGACGACACCCCGGCGGCCTGA
- a CDS encoding SDR family NAD(P)-dependent oxidoreductase: MTDFASYGPWAVIAGGSEGVGAEFAQQLAAEGINLVLVARRPEPLEATAEAARALGVEVRTVPTDLTDPAAVAALTAATADVEVGLLIYNAGANTHGRAFTRGELPGFQQVIDLNITAMLALVQHYAVPMRERGRGGILLVGSLAGYVGTSTEAIYGGVKAFGRIFAEGLWAELREHGVDVLELVLGVTRTPAMERAGLDFDVPGMHVSDPADVAREGLAALPHGPVHVISGNEALVERRGSTDRARLVAGTEKVMRLLVPPH, translated from the coding sequence GTGACCGACTTCGCCAGCTACGGGCCGTGGGCCGTCATCGCCGGAGGCTCCGAGGGCGTGGGCGCGGAGTTCGCGCAGCAGCTCGCCGCCGAGGGGATCAACCTGGTCCTGGTGGCCCGCCGGCCCGAGCCCCTGGAGGCGACCGCCGAGGCGGCGCGCGCCCTCGGCGTCGAGGTGCGGACCGTCCCGACCGACCTGACCGACCCCGCGGCGGTCGCGGCCCTCACCGCGGCCACGGCGGACGTCGAGGTGGGGCTGCTGATCTACAACGCCGGCGCCAACACGCACGGGCGCGCGTTCACCCGCGGCGAGCTCCCGGGCTTCCAGCAGGTCATCGACCTCAACATCACCGCGATGCTCGCGCTGGTGCAGCACTACGCCGTCCCGATGCGCGAGCGCGGCCGCGGCGGGATCCTGCTGGTCGGGTCGCTGGCGGGCTACGTCGGCACCTCGACCGAGGCGATCTACGGCGGCGTGAAGGCGTTCGGGCGGATCTTCGCCGAGGGCCTGTGGGCCGAGCTGCGCGAGCACGGCGTCGACGTCCTCGAGCTGGTCCTCGGCGTCACCCGCACCCCGGCCATGGAGCGGGCGGGGCTCGACTTCGACGTCCCCGGCATGCACGTCTCGGACCCGGCCGACGTGGCCCGCGAGGGGCTCGCCGCGCTCCCCCACGGCCCGGTGCACGTGATCTCCGGCAACGAGGCCCTCGTCGAACGGCGCGGCAGCACCGACCGGGCCCGCCTGGTCGCCGGCACCGAGAAGGTCATGCGCCTGCTCGTGCCGCCCCACTGA